Proteins from one Oryza sativa Japonica Group chromosome 12, ASM3414082v1 genomic window:
- the LOC136354834 gene encoding uncharacterized protein, which translates to MQEKMRAVMRVFSCRSAVDVVPPAGPVQPRPRAPTVGAGPRPTAPVSHGPRLPSSAPSFGAVRPTAPVSHGPRLPSSAFAGTTGASASSAGAFATSSGAFASSSSHGASIPRPHGFAAGIFGTGASSSHTGRTGPTSQFYDDDLHGAHHHDVLGSSQLGGAPEAHTQEQPEVTPVQAGRVGRAVPPDRLTYSQGHIRAQGRRDRGKRPRQ; encoded by the exons atgcaggagaagatgcgtgcggtcatgcgcgtcttctcctgtcgcagcgccgtggacgtcgtacctccagctggtccggtacaaccacggcctcgcgcgcctaccgtcggagcaggacctcgacctacggcacctgtttcgcacg gacctcgtttgccttcgagcgcccctagcttcggagcagtgcgacctacagcaccggtttcgcacg gacctcgtctgccttcgagcgcgttcgcaggcacgaccggcgcttccgcgagctccgcaggggcgttcgccacctcttcgggcgcgttcgccagctcttcctctcacggagcgtcgatccctcgcccacacg gatttgcagccgggatcttcggtactggggcctcttcgtctcacaccggtaggactggtcctactagccagttctacgacgacgacttgcacggtgcacaccaccacgacgtactaggctcctctcagcttggaggagctccagaggcgcacactcaggagcagccagaggtcacacctgtacaggcaggacgggttggccgtgccgtacccccggaccgactcacgtactcccaggggcacattagggcgcagggtaggagggacaggggtaagaggcctcgtcagtag